The genomic interval GTCAGTGTATCAATAACAATTTGTTTTTCATTTAACTCTGTCTGATCGATTGTAAGGACATCTTCATAATTGAGGAGCTTGCGTAACTGGCTACCCATCATCGGGCCCGACTCATTGATATGAGCATAGCCCGCATGAATGATAAACCTGGATTTCGGATTGGCACGGATAATAGCAAGAATGTTTTTCGCCTGTTGTTCCTCCCTTAATGATGTAAATACACTTTGTATTACTTCTCCTTTCTCATTTTTTATGATCGATGCAGAGTCCCTGGGTTGATAACTAATATACTTCATCGAGCCATTTTTGTCAAGCAGGACGCTATCATCCCATGTAGCCCGTGCCAGATACTCATAGGCCCTGACCTTATAACCCTTCTTTGCCGCATACCTGATCAGCGAGGCATAAGTCGGTTCATTCAGAAAGACGCCTTCACCTTTTACAGGATAAGTTCTTTTATCTAACTGGTTATTGGGCTGGATGCCTTCCGCGAGGAAAACATTATAACCCTGCTGATATAAGGCGCTTAAAAGCGATTTAGTAAAAAGTCTATGCTGCGGGCGGTAATGAGCTTCATTGATCAATATGATCCGATGTTTCGCAGCCTCTCTGAGAATGAATTCGCGGGCATCAAGGACATGCTTGTTATACAGCGTAATTCGAATAGGTGCCTTTGGCGTACCGATCGAATCTTCATATACCATACTTTCATGGTAATATCCCGCAACTGACAACGTGGTCAGATTCATTTCTGTAGCATAAGGAGCCCTGTTGTTCCTCGCGATAATAGAGTCCGCAAAATCATAGCTGGAATTGCCCGATTCGTGCTGATCTGCTGATAATGAAATGATAAGACAAAGAAGAGGAATGATAGCGAATTTCATGGGTGTAGCTTATATTTGAAACGTGAACAGATATATTCAGACTGGTTGTTTTTCATAATACAGTACCAAACGACCTTCTGACTTTGGGTAATAACACCATTATCAACAACATAGAAAAATATCCCGTGATCGTGAAATCCGTTTAAGATCAGGAAATAAGGCAATAGTCGCTATGCGTTGCATGAATTGAGGATGTTAGCCGATAATCGTGAGTAATCTTAGAAATTAACGGACCGGCTATTGAAATAGTATATTTTCGGTAATACTTTTTATATATATTATATAAGGTATAGACTTTAAAACATTCAAATGGTTAATCAACACCTATATTATACGACTTCACGATCAGGCACTTAAAATGCAAAAACCGCCTGGAGAGCGGTTTTTGCATTTTAAGCTATTTTAACACATTTCACAAGTATTTAATATTCAATTCAACCTGGTTCGGTTAATGAACCAATTTTCAACATCCCCCCTTGCCGGGTATGGCATAGATCACGTTGCCTGAAAACAATAAATTGAAAACCTTATCTCCTACAGCAGGAAGTAGTAATTCCCATGTCTTCCCCTTGTCTGATGATCTGAAAATGCCGTCACGATGAACACAAATGAAGTTTTCACCAACCGGGATAATTGAAACCGCGGAGGCTTTCACATTAGGACGATCATTCCAGGTCCGCCATATTGAATCATCAACGACATTGTCCCGAAGGTCGGCGCTAATCAGCTGCCAGGTTTTACCGCCGTCATGGGATGTCCTTAACCTCCTGGTATTCGACGCCGGATCAGAAGTGATAGCAGCGAATCCACCTTTGATCTGTTTTACATCCCAGGCCACATCGCCTTCAGTACTCACCACCGCCCAGTTTTCGCCATTATCGGTCGATCTTATTATCCCTCCCGTACTGATCGCCAGCAGCACACCATTCGCCTCTGCAAGATGCCCTACCAGGCTTCCGGTATGGACATGCTTCCAGGTCTTTCCGTTGTTAGCCGTTTTAAAAAAACCTTTGTCCGTGCCGATGAAAATTGCACCTCCGGCAGTCTCAAAAGTGCTGCGTATCCGTGGCTCAGCAAAAAGTTCGAATACCGGCGACCATATACTCGTTCCGTCTGCTTTTTTCAAATTTATACCCCAGTATTTGCCGACAACTCTCCCGGACTTACCTGCGGCAATGCCGCTATACTCATAAGGGAAAATCTCTTTGGCCCAAAAAGGAGCTGTGGCATTAGGCGCATTGTGATAGAATCCGTTCTCAACCTTTAAGTACAGTCCTTTATCATTTGCAAAGAAGCCATTTCTCTGGACACCACCCTCCAGCAAATTTTCGGGCAACCCTTTGCTGATGTCCTGCCAGCTTTGTCCGCCATCTGTAGATTTAAAAACGACCTTTCCAGTTCCTGCCTTCTCTTTTTTTGGGTCCGGATGCCTATCCGGGAGAAGGGAAGATGAGAGAACCGTGAAAAGGAGCAAAAAGGCAAGGATATAAGAATTCATCGCTATATTTTTTTTTGGTGAGCAATGATGCAAAGCTATCTGTCCTCAACTACCTCAAAGCCTTTTAGCGGTAAAACGTTGTAAAAGATGCGTAAAACGTTTGTAAAACCGACTAAAACCGGGGGCTATTGGTGTATTTTGCACACATGAAGCCATTTATTCTATTCGGATCTTCCATCATAATCACTTTTATTTTAATTTCTGTTGTTGCCTCGATCAATAAAAAAGATGAGATTCCTGAGAAGCATTTAGAAATTGTGTTACGTAATATAGGACATCAGCTTTTGCTCTCAGCTAAAGATTCTTCGTCCCGGGTGCTGCCAGTTAAGAAATTAAATGAAAATACCTACCAGATCTCCTTTCAAAATGACTTCGGGGTTATTTCCGATACACTCATCAATTTAGTTCAACGAACATTTCAAAAAAGCGCCCTGGCAAACAATTATATAGTAAGCCTAAAGAATTGTAAACCAAAGGAAACTGTCCTCGCATTCGAAATAAACAGGCAGGCTGGCAATCTCACACCTTGCCGGGGGCGTAAGCTTCAGGTTGGTTGTTATGTCGTTGAAATTGAATTTTTTAAGAAAACTACGTTTAATTACTTCTTGTTGTTGCCATTAATTATTCCTTTGAGTGCTGTTGGATTTTATGTAAAAAATAAGTTCCGGAAAGAAGAGGAACAAGTAGCGATCCCCGATAATAATGATTACCTGCAACTAGGAAACTTTAGGTTCTACGCAGATAATAACGTGCTGAAAACTGAGGATAAAAGCATTACGCTCTCGGAAAAAGAGACCAAAGCACTACAAATATTTGCAGAAAATATGAATCAGGTCGTAGAAAGGGAAAAACTGATGAAAGAGATCTGGGAAGACAAAGGCCTGGTGGTCATCAGTAGAAATGTGGATGTATTGGTGTCAAAATTACGTAAGAAACTGACCGACGATCACTCTATTAAATTTATTAATGTACCTGGCAGGGGCTACAAATTCATTATTGAGTAGATACACTTTCTCCCCTTTTTTAGAATGCCTTTTTCCAGACATATGACATAATTAAAACCATTTCCAACCTGTTTGCGGGAACGAACTCTTCCCGCCGTTAACCCTATACGATACCTCCATTTAAAGAATTAGTACCTTTGCAAAATGTCACACAGTGTATATTTAGTTAATACCAGCTCCCTTTCAGGAAAAGACAGGAATGATATAATGATGATGGAATGGGGGTATGAGATGCCACTATTATTACAACCTTTATTAATAAGTGGAGGCATTATTGAAGATGACATTCTATACTATAATGCCAAATCCGGTATTGAAAACCTGAAAAGGTTCTACAACTTCCTGGATACTTCCAAATCTCTTATTAGCAATAAAAGCATTTTTACAGCATGTAAAAATAAGCTATTTAAATACCTGGAGGGTCTGGAACATGCTTACTTTAGCCTGAATGCCCGTGACGTATTCAATATGGATGAGGCGCCACATAACGAACAGGCGGCTATCTGGCTGGCAGATATTGCGTATAACAATGCTATGATCACCCGTGCCATGGACAACAACGACATATCCCTGCTGCGTTACGACAAGCTTAAACATGTAAGCATGGCTTTTCACTCATTTGCTGAACTGCTGAACTACCCGGACTATTCTTATGGATGGGGACATATCAATGAAGATGTGCGAAAGGAAGAAATTTACTATGAGAACGGGTTATGGGGATTGAAAAACGCTGAAGGAGAAGTATTGTTGAGCGCTCAATTTGATGACTTTTATGAATTCAGTGAGCAGGGTATTGCCGTGGTAATGAAGGATCAGAAATATGGCTATGTACGCAGATCAGGTGAGATCATAGTTACCCCGGAATGGGATGAGGCCTATGATTTTGATCATTCTTATCTGGCGATTGTTCAGCGCAATGGTCTTTTGGGACTGATCAATCCTTCGGGAAAAGTTGTTGCAGCACCAATATATGAAAACCTTAACAAAGTTGGTTACAATGGTCATTACATTGCACAGAAGAATGGAAAATGGGGTGTACTCGGGGAAGATGCAAAAGTGATCATCGATTTTAAATATGAAAAAATAGAATTACTGCATGACAATGTATTCATGCTTCTGAAAGATGGTTTTTACAGCCTTACCGAAAACGGCGAGCAGTTCGACCTGATAGTACGTAAAGCCCCTCATCAGGGCTTTGCCTGGGCAATCAAGGACAAGAAAGTTTACCTGGTTGATAAATATGGAATATCAAGAGCAAATAAAGACCTGGTACAACAGGATGCTGAAAGTGATGGCTACAGTTTATATTATGATGAGGTAGTGCGTGAGAGGCTACTGGCATACACAAAGACGCCTGATGAAGAAACTGTTATAGATGCCTACACGCCGGTTGAAGAATTGTATAATATTGGTGTAGATGCCTATAACAGACAGGATTACCAGTCAGCCATCTATCACTACACGCTTGCTGCTGAAAAAGGATACGGTTATGCGATGAACAACCTCGCGTATATTTATTACATGATTGACGGATATGTAGATAATGACAGCGCATTTTACTGGTATGAGAAGGGAGCTGCTGCGGGCAATACAAATGCCCTCAATGGATTGAGCCTGTGTTATCAGAATGGCATAGGAACTGCCCCTGATATAGAAAAAGCCATTGACCTGTTGCAGCAAGCAGCGGAGGACGGGCTGGCAGCGGCACATAATAACTTAGGATTTCTACTTATTGATACAGATCCCGGGCAGGCACTATACCACTATCATCAGGCAGAGGAACTTGGAGAACCGGATTACGGTAGCCTGGGATACCTGTATGAAGAAAACGGGGATTTTGAAACCGCTCTTCGTTACTACCGGAAAGATGAGTCCGAATTTGGCGCGTTCAATCAGGGAATTTTTTACCTGAGAGGATTAGGGACAGCAAAAGACGTAAAAGCGGCAATAGGATACTTTGAAACAGCAGCAGACGGCGGTTATGCCTGGGGACATATTGAACTGGCACGAATATACCTGTCTGAAGAAGGCTTTATCGATAAGGATCTTGCAAAGGCACATATTTCAGCGGCAGAAAAAGCAGGTCTTGAAATCCCTGATGAATTATTAACGTAATACAAGGTTGCATTTCCCTTTTCCCACATTGGCCTTAATTATGTCGACTCAGGGCTTTGTCAATCGTATACACTCCTTATCATCTCCGTCAGGTCTATGTGTTCATACATAATGCATAGAGGATGGCCTAATCTAAACAAGCCCACTTGTCTAGGACAGGGGCTTGTATATAATTAGAACGGCGTATACCTGATTTACACTAATATCTCTACCTCTTCGGGGACAACAAACAGCAAAGTGCAACCTGTTGTTGTTGTAACAGCATGTTTGAAGTTGGGCGGAGTATATAAATAGTCCCCTTCCGATAATACTGCATTCTCAAAAGTAGCCTCTCCACTTAATACATATACTTCCTCACCTGCCGGGTGGTTATGATACGGATAAGAAGCTCCTGGTTCAAATTTTAACAGAATGGTCGTTGATCGTTCCTTCAGTTGATCATAATGAAGGGATATTACCGAGATGCCCTTATAATGCACACCTTTTTCAACTAACGGTTGCCATTCCTTTTGCGCTTTTCTCACAATATGATCATTAATATCAGTACTGATGGCAGTATTTTTCATAATTGTATATTTATTTAGTTAGTAATTGGTCAACGCTCAACTTGTAATAGGGAATAGTAGCCAGCAGGAATGCGCCGGCGCTAAACACAAATACGGAATAATCCAGCGGTTCTTTTATACCATATGATAAGGTCATGGCAAGTGCAAACAGGAGCGTTAATAAGGCGGCGCACAATGCAGCATAATTTGTCTTAAAGCCAATGAGCAGCATGACGCCCAATGTGAGCTCCAAAATGGTGCTTGTAACAGCCAGTAGCGGTATCAGGCTGTGAGGTATAAAAGAATTTACCTGTGCTGTGTAGTCTAAAAACTTGTTCCAGCCGGAGGAATGCCGGCCCCATAGCCCTAACCTGCTTGCAACCGCCGACAAAAATCCGGCTGATAATGCACATCGTAGCGATAAGGATGCAATGTCTTGTAGCATGTTCATGATGAATGATTTAACGCTACAAAGATGACACCCGGAGGAGGACTAAAGAATAGAGAATCCTGAGAAAAGCATGTAATATTTATACAGGGTATTGGCTGGGGGATATACCCGTCTGTTTTTTAAAGAAGTTGGAGAAATAAAACGGATCATTAAAGCCGAGTTTATAGGCGACCTCCTTTACTGACAGGTCTTCATATGTCAGGAGCCTTTTGGCCTCAGAGGTGATCAGGCCATAAATAACATGCTGTGCCGTCTTTCCGGCATGGATCTTTGAAAGCTCGTTCAATTTCATGTCGGTAGTGCCGAGCAGCTGGGCAAATTTCGAAACGGGGTAATTATGTTCGAAATTATCCCTTACAGCTTCCAGGAATTTCAAAAACAAGGCATTGGGTTTCCAGATTTCGTCACCCCGATCAACTTTGGCCCGGTTGATAGATACCAGTATTAACTTAATACGCGCATGAACCGAAATAAGGTATTGATAGGGCTGTTCAATTAACTCCGCTTGTATAAGGCGGAGTTCCTGCCCCACCACATTACTGTCCACCGTAATAACCTCGTTCATAGCAAAATGACAGAATAGTCCATTATGGAAAATGAGTTCAATGTCATTATCGTCTTTCCCAAAATAATCTAACGTAAACTCAAGTATAAAGCCTTTTGCAGACGAGGCACCGTTAAACCTGTGAATCTGTCCGGAGGTTATCGTAATGACCTGGCCACTATTTAAAGAAAACTCCTTCTCATCAACTGTCATGTTTACTTTGCCGGTCTCACAATACACCAGCACATACTTCATGACGCGTCTTGGACTTTGCAAATCAGGAATGCTGTCGAAATCCTTTATATCAACCATTACGAACTGTTTATAGTTAGCACCGGAGCACCGATATTGGCATATCGGAGGCTTACAACCAGCTTCATCCAAATATAATATAATGTCGCATACCTATTTATTAATTAAATGCGGCCCTGAACTCCAAGGGCGATTGCCCGGTCTTACTTTTGAACAGCCTGCTGAAGGATTGCGGATGCTCAAAGCCTAATTGGTAGGCCACCTCGCTAACGGTCATCTTTGTGGTCAGGAGCAGTTCTTTAGATTTTTCAATCAGTTTCTCATGAATATGTTGCTGGGCGTTTAACCCGGTGAGTGACCGCAGCATATCACTTAAATAGTTAGGTGTATAGTTCAGTTGCTGAGCGAGGTATTGTACGGTAGGCCCGCCGTCATATATCGCCTTTTCCTCCCTGAAGTAAGCGTTTAAAAGTTCCTCGAATTGCTGCAGCAGATCGCTGGTGGCTGCCCGCCGGGTAATAAATTGTCGCTTGTAAAACCGCCTGGCATAACTGAGCAGCAGCTCGATCTGTGCAATTACCACTTCGTGGCTGAAGTCGTCTATCCGGTTATTTAGCTCTTCCTGAATGATGTTAAAAACAGCTGACACAGTTGTTCTTTCCTGTTCGGAAAGGTGCAGCGCTTCATTCGTAGCGTAGGAAAAGAACCCGTATTGTTTAATCTTGGCGGCAAGCGGGAAACCCTGGAGAAAGTCCTGGTGGAAGATCAGCGAATAGCCCTCATTTCCCTTGTAATTGGCAGTACTGCCTACTATCTGGTTAGGCGCGGTAAATACCATACTCCCTTCGTCAAAGTCATAATAGCCCTGGCCGTATCTGAATTTACCGGCTAACTTCCGGATAAATGTGATTTTGTAAAGGGTAGTTACATAGCGAACTGGCAAGCGGCTCAGATTGATCCGCTCGTCCCTTGTGTCCAGTAAACTGATCAGCGGGTGAGCAGGTCCGGGAATACCCAGCAAACGGTGGATCTCCGTTATAGATTCCAGTTTATCAATTTTGGGCATATTGCTTTTCATGCTGTAAGATACTAAATATGACCGGAGCCTTTCCTCAACCGGTCATATTTAGTGTTTAAATAAAGTGATAATGATAATGGGTAACCTGATGCTATATCACCATGGCAAGGGTCCTTCAGGTCCGGTAAAACCTCCTGTCGGGCCGTCTGTTTCCAGTGCTACACGGATCGGCTCCCGTGAACCAACTTCCAGGCTGTCTGTTCCCTGGAAATTATTCAGTGCAGTGGCTGTAAAGCCGGGGCTTACCGCATTGACCTTAATGTTTTCTTTTTCCAGTTCCAGGGAAAAGGCAAGCGTAACTGCATTAAGTGCGGTTTTGGATGCAGCATACACTATTCCGAAACTATCCCGTGCCCAACACTGAGGATCAGATATCCAGGTTAATGAGCCCAGCCCACTGGATACGTTGACGATACGTGCAGACGCCGATTTACGCAATAAGGGCAAAGCAGCCTGAGTAACTGCAATAACACCGAAAACGTTGGTTTCCCATACCGTGCGTACTTCGTCTAAAGATACATTTACGGCCCGCCCTGTGAGCATGAGTTCCTCCACGCCTTTAGGGATTGTTCCGCCATGTGATATGCCTGCATTATTTACCAGCAGGTCCAGGCGGCCATACTCGCTACCTATGCGTTCTACTGCCGCATCAATGGTTTGTTGCCGGGTAACGTCCAACTGAATAGCTTTTGCATTTTCTCCTATTTCGGCAGCAGCCTTTTCGCCATTTTCCATTTTACGCGACCCTACATATACAATATAACCATTGGCGACGAGCGCCCTGGCGATCTCATTCCCGACGCCCTGGTTAGCGCCAGTGACAAGCGCAACCGGCCTGATCGATGATGTTGTTTGATTTTCCATTAAATATTTGATTAACTGTCTGATGCAAAGGTCCACATTGCACATTTTGCACCCGTAACCAAATCAAGGATACTTGTAACTGAAATGAAACAAAAATTGATGATGCCTGACTGTTTGACTTTAACTATTGAATAGCTTGCTGAAAGATTACGAATTCCCGCGGATAGGGAGGGTTTATATGAAATAGGTTTGGGAAGAATGAATTAATACTGTAATTTAATATTGTATTCAAACCAATAGTTGCCCTTGCAATACACTCCCTGCGACATATTGAAACCCTTTATCAGGAATTATTCCGTAATCACCATCGACAAGGATATCAACAATGAAATTTTCTATCCAAGTGGATACGTAGATTTCATTGTTAAAATGCCAGATGGTAATGCCGCCACCATTATCGGCGGACAATACCGGGACACGCCTGCATTTGAATTACTAGGGCATCTGACAGTTCCGACCAGGTTGAATGCAGCCAAAGGAACTACAATACTGATAGCCAGAATGTATCCTTATGCATGTGCTGTATTCTTCCCAAATCCAATTACGGATTTTACCAATTCAGCTACCAATCTGCTGGATGTGTATGCCAGAGATTTGCGGGATCTCTATGAAGTAATGATGAGTAAAGTCTCAATTGGCCAACAGATAGATCTGATCGAATCCTTTTTTATTGAAAAACTAAAAAAGCATGAGAAGAAACAACAAAAGGTTCAGCAGCTATCCCTGATCTGCCGGCATATACTGAGCACAGGTGAAGGCTTCGATCTTAATCAGCTGTCATCTACACTCGGGCTTTCCAAAAGATATATTCAAAAACAGTTCTTTGAAATGGTGGGCCTGACACCAGGTACACTGTACGCATCTTACCGTTTCAATAGAAGTTTACGGCAAATACTTTCTACAGACGTATCGCTTACCTCGATTGCCTATGAATGCGACTACTACGACCAGGCCCACTTTATCAAAGAATTCAGAAAATTTACCGGCATCACACCGCTCCAGGTGAGGCGCACACTTATTAAAAATGGAGATGACTTTCAGAAAGCCGTAAATATTGGATTATAAATCTACTTTGACACCGGCTTATTGCTGCTGAACATATCCCTATGCATTTTTAAGCCATCAGCAGTGTTTTTCCAAACCACCATCACCTTACCTTCGTCCAGTTTATTTCCGTTAAGGTCTGTCATTTCATAATAGCTTTCCTCTGTAATGAATGTGCTGGCATCACCATACAAATGTTGTATAGTGAATTTGACATGCACTTTAGGGCCATCTTTAAAGAATTTCGCGATATTTTCTTTTCCGCATACAGGTGCTGAATTGGGAGGCAGCAGACAGGCATCGTCTGTGTATCTGGTGAGGATTGAACCATCATTCTTATTTGCCAGGTCAGCATAGATGGCATTGCTGGCTTCGATCGCTTTACGGGCTTGCTGCAAGGGATCAGTATTGGTTTGGGCTTTGGAAATTAGTGTTATTGCCATCAGCATAGCCAGGGCGAGTACGTTCTTCATAAATTATTATTTCCAACAAAGAAAAAGCGTTCGAAGAAACCAAAATTGTAAAAAAGCGCACATGGCCCCTCACCTATTCCATCTAAGTTCATCCAATGGGAATTTCAGATCTTACTTAATCAATCTCTTAAGTAAACTATCGAATGTCACTTTATCTTTTACTACATCGCTAAAAAACACATCATCCACTTGCTGAACAATACGATATGCCTCTCTTAGGGCCGCTATACCTTTATCGGTCATCTTTAATTGCTTCGCACGACTGTCGCCGGGATCTTTTACTCTTTCTATGATCTGTTTTTCTTCCAGAGCCGCCAATACCTTAGAGGTCATCATTTTATCAGTATTAGCGTAATCTGCTAACTGCTGCTGGGTGACTGCCTGCTTTTTCTTAGTCAACCAATAGAGACCCGCCATCAGAGAGAATTGAGTGAGTGTAAGCCCCACCTTTCCAAGTGCCCTGTTCATGCTTAACTGCCATTGCATCGTAACCTGCCAAAGCAGGTACCCGCTATTTTCTTCCGGTTCAATGTAGGAGAATATCTCATCCTGTGTATCCATCTTATATGTGCATGTATAATTTAATCAAAATGAAGCTTATTGATCAGAACAAACGTCCTAATTGTACACTACTTGCCGTGGCAGCCATCATGGTCGTGGTCACATTGCGTGACCACGACCCAAAATATTATTGTCATTAATCTTCCTTTGTTTCCTGCAAAGTAATTGCATAACCATCAGGATCGGATATAACCAGGATCCTTCCAAACGGCGTTGGATGGACATCCTTCACGATAGAAATTTTGTCACCTTTTTCCGCCAAAAATGCGTCCAGATCGCCTATTCCAAACCATACGGCTACTCCCCAACCGAGTAAATTTGCCTTGGAAAGTTCGATCATAGGTGTTCTGATAGCGAAGGCTGCACCATTCTTTTGCTCAAACACAATGGCACCGGGTGGAGATTTCAGAACTGGCTTAAAATTCAGAATCTCGGTATAAAATTTTCCAGATACTTCAAGATCAGTCACTTGAAGTGAAACAAAGCTGAGTTGTGTTGGTTCTGACATAGATCTAATTTAGTTGTCGCGACTACTAAATTAAAGATTATCTTTACAACCACAAATCTTTTTTAAGCCTGGGATGAATTTTCCGGAACCATAGCCGCCTTATAAAACCTGTTACAACACGCTACAGCAGTAGCCAAAGCCAGATATATTGTTTGGCTGTTAGTAAACGCTGAGCCACGGAATTCATGCACCCGGCAGTGTCAAGCTGAGCGAATTTTCGATATAACACGCGCTGTATCCCCGAAAAGGGCCTGACAGCGGAAATCGGGATATCTGTTAGCTTTTTGTTGTTATCTTCATCAAAAGCTTTTAAATCAGTACTTATGCCGCCTTGACCGGATGCTATTTCTATACGTCTTATCAAACGAGCATACATTTTGAATATCAACTATCATGATAGATCTATCTCATGCTGAGCATCAAATTCGCTGTGTCACGAATTTTCAGGACCTTGTTGCTACGCCATTTAGTGGAGAAATTAATGCGATCTGCTGGTCTCGTAAACTAACAGGTGATTTTTCTGAGATTGTCCAAAAGGTCAGATTAAGCGGAAATATTACAACAATTGATGAAGAGGAACTTCGTGAACTATATTTGAGTGAACAAGGACAAATTGCCCGTGACATCCTTCTAAATGACATGAAAGCATTGGAAGCTCATGGCGCATCGCCCACCCTTAATGTGATCAAGCACTATGAGCGGGATGATGCCTACCCCTTTTTTCCAACTGATGTTTATTCTTTTCATGTAGATCGCTCCCCTATACCAACCGATACCTTTTTATGCACTTACTATGGCGACTCGAGTGAGATATTACCGAATTCACAAGGCATAAAGAAAGTACTCATTCCGGAAATACGTGATGAACTCAAAAAACTATACCATGGACCAGATGAAGGCTTTGAATCATTCTTAAGTGAACATTTCTTTGATCTGCACTATCAGGCTAAACCTGATGCACGTCCTGTAAGCTTGGGCCTTGGTCACCTATGGAGGTTGGCAGTTGATCATCCCCAAAGTCAGGTGCCACCCTGTTTACACCGCGCACCTAAGGAAACATCCGGACGGAACAGGCTGTTGCTGATCTGTTGAATAAGATGATCCAGACGATAACTTGGCCGCTCTCCTTCCATATGCAGATATGACAACCGGTAGGATGAACGTTTCCGCTATCGGTTAGTATCGAGGAAATTACATCCTTTTAGCAGAAAGTTATTGTTGATTGTCC from Chitinophaga filiformis carries:
- a CDS encoding helix-turn-helix domain-containing protein gives rise to the protein MQYTPCDILKPFIRNYSVITIDKDINNEIFYPSGYVDFIVKMPDGNAATIIGGQYRDTPAFELLGHLTVPTRLNAAKGTTILIARMYPYACAVFFPNPITDFTNSATNLLDVYARDLRDLYEVMMSKVSIGQQIDLIESFFIEKLKKHEKKQQKVQQLSLICRHILSTGEGFDLNQLSSTLGLSKRYIQKQFFEMVGLTPGTLYASYRFNRSLRQILSTDVSLTSIAYECDYYDQAHFIKEFRKFTGITPLQVRRTLIKNGDDFQKAVNIGL
- a CDS encoding YybH family protein, with translation MKNVLALAMLMAITLISKAQTNTDPLQQARKAIEASNAIYADLANKNDGSILTRYTDDACLLPPNSAPVCGKENIAKFFKDGPKVHVKFTIQHLYGDASTFITEESYYEMTDLNGNKLDEGKVMVVWKNTADGLKMHRDMFSSNKPVSK
- a CDS encoding MarR family winged helix-turn-helix transcriptional regulator, yielding MDTQDEIFSYIEPEENSGYLLWQVTMQWQLSMNRALGKVGLTLTQFSLMAGLYWLTKKKQAVTQQQLADYANTDKMMTSKVLAALEEKQIIERVKDPGDSRAKQLKMTDKGIAALREAYRIVQQVDDVFFSDVVKDKVTFDSLLKRLIK
- a CDS encoding VOC family protein translates to MSEPTQLSFVSLQVTDLEVSGKFYTEILNFKPVLKSPPGAIVFEQKNGAAFAIRTPMIELSKANLLGWGVAVWFGIGDLDAFLAEKGDKISIVKDVHPTPFGRILVISDPDGYAITLQETKED
- a CDS encoding DUF1826 domain-containing protein — translated: MIDLSHAEHQIRCVTNFQDLVATPFSGEINAICWSRKLTGDFSEIVQKVRLSGNITTIDEEELRELYLSEQGQIARDILLNDMKALEAHGASPTLNVIKHYERDDAYPFFPTDVYSFHVDRSPIPTDTFLCTYYGDSSEILPNSQGIKKVLIPEIRDELKKLYHGPDEGFESFLSEHFFDLHYQAKPDARPVSLGLGHLWRLAVDHPQSQVPPCLHRAPKETSGRNRLLLIC